The DNA sequence TCTGCTGTCGTCCGCCTGCTCGCTCGCCTGCAGGAGCTCAGATGATCGTCGCCATGAAAGCTGTGTCTCTGGGCTTTGACCTGGATCGGGGTGAGCTGGGTGCAGTGCCCTCCCCTGTGGAGTTCATGGGCTACCTCTACTTCGTGGGCACCATCATCTTCGGGCCCTGGCTCCACTTCCGCAGTTATCTCCATGCTGTCGAGGGCCGACCACTGGTGACAGGGCAGGGGGCTGTGGGCTGGAAGGGAGTAGGCTTGGCTTGGTGACAGGGCGGGAGGAGGCAGGCCAGGGCAGCTCCTGATGGCCATCTCCCTCtgcccaccccctccccattttctgcAGAGCCTCACATGGCTGGGGAAAGTGGCGGGGAGCCTGGTCCGGGCCCTCCTGTGCCTGGTGGTCTCCACCTGCGTGGGCCCCTACCTCTTTCCTTACTTCATCCCGCTTTATGGGGACCGGCTGCTGCGCAGGTGAGCAATGGGACAGCCTGTGGCCCGCCCCCAGCATTGCCCTTTCTTCTGCCTCCTAACTTGCCTCCCATTCCGAGCACCCctgactttttctcctctcccttccccatgccTCCATATCTGCAGCAAGAAACGCCAAGCGAGGTAAGTGGCATCCAGCTTGCCTGCTCGGGTTCGCCagcccctccttctctcttccatgtTCCTGCTGACGcttgtctcttctcttttcccttctttgtacCTCACCCCCCAGGGGCGCTGTGGCCAGGTGAGTCTCTGTGGAGAAGCAAGTTAACATCTGGGTGGCTGTGGGGGGGGGAACGCTGTGACACCCTGCTCTTCTCCCACCCCAGGTGGCTGGGGGGCACTGTGACACCCCACTCTTCTCCCCACCAGGTGGCTGCATGCCTATGAGAGTGCCATTTCGTTCCACTTCAGTAACTACTTTGTGGGTTTCCTGTCAGAAGGCACAACGACACTGGCTGGGGCGGGCTTCACAGAGGAGAAGGATCACTTGCGGTGGTAGGTGATCCCACTGTGTGGCCAGGCTTGGTGAGGTGGCAGCTACTGCAGCCCCTCCCCTTCTCAACCACTGGCCCCATCCCTGCAGGGACCTCACTGTGTCCAGGCCTCTGCACGTGGAGCTGCCCAGGTCCATGGTGGAGGTCGTCACCAGCTGGAACCTGCCCATGTCACACTGGCTCAATTCCTGTGAGACCCATCCCTGTCCCGCTGTGGGAGGCCAGGCCAGGGATCTGaccctggggagggaggaagttagGGATTTCTGTCTTCATCCCTTTTCCTTCCCAGATGACATGAGCAGCCTTggagggggggtgggggaaggggaggggaaggagacctGGGACCTGACCTCTCCCacaacaaaccaaaccaaacccaacTGGGAAGGGTGAGGCTTGTTCCCTGGCCTTCTCCAGATGTTTTCAAGAATTCCCTTCGCCTCGGCAAGCTCTCAGCCCTCCTTGTGACCTACGCTGCCAGTGCACTCCTGCATGTAAGAAGCGGGCAAGGTGGAGGTTCAGGGCTATCCCTTCTTGCCCCACCTCTGCCCCATGGCCTGGCCTTCTCTCCACCCCccagggcttcagtttccacTTGGGGGCCGTGCTGCTCACTCTTGCCTTCATCACATATGTGGAACACGGTGAGAtacctctttcctcccctccccttccccaggccCTGGAAGtctcccatcttccttccttaACTCCCTTGAGAACCCCAGCCTCCAAAGAACTGCCAGTTCTCCTCTTCTGGTTCTCAGTGCTCCGGAAGCGGCTGGCCACCATCTTCAATGCTTGTGTCCTGTCTAAGCGCTGCCCTCCAGACTGTCCACACCAACACCGCACAGTGAGATGActtgcccttcccctcccccagaacCTGCCTAAACCAAGGTGCCCTTGTCTCCCTCCCTGGCCCCTCTCCTTCTGCCCTCTCATCCCTTCCTCCTAAGGCCTGGACGTACCCATGCCCACCCCTTTCTGGATTGCTCTCACCTCTCCCTCAGACCAGCTCCAAATATCATTACCCCATTCCCCATTTCTTCTCCAGGGTCTGGGCGTGCAGGCACTGAACCTGTTCTTCAGGGCTCTAGCTGTGTTCCACTTGGCCTATCTGGGCTCCCTCTTTGATGTAGACACTGATGATGCCACTGAGGAACAGGTAGGGTTTGGAGGAGTCACCCACACACCAATGGAGAGCCTGGAAAAGGCCTGAGGGATGGAAGTTGCTTGGCCATTCTTTGGGTGGCCCTTGCTAATGCCCATCACAGTCACCCCTGTCCTGTCCCCAGGCCCCTTAGGGCAGGGATGGCCCAGGCCTCTTCACTGCCATGCTCATCCCCTTCCCAGGGTTACGGCATGTCCCACACCGTCCGCAAGTGGTCTGAGCTCGGCTGGGCCAGTCACTGGCTCACCTTCAGCTGCTGGATCTTCTATCGCCTCATCAGCTGAGGGtcctcccccacttccccttctcttttcttcccccttgtgGGTCCTCAGTACCTGTCCTAGGCATTCGCTGGAGTCCTGGCCACTGtggcccccctcccccaaaggggCTCTGgggatttgggggggaggggtcctTGGAGGGCAGGGCCCTGAGACCATGTCTTCCACCTCCACATTCTACTAGAAAGTTCCCCTTTTTATAAATGGTTTGTTATTGTCAGATAAAACTAGGTAAGGCACAAGTATCCACGCTGTGTGTGTGAGCTATTTCCCTAATTCTGAGCCTCCCCAGCAATCAAGAAGCAGTAGACACTGGGGCTATGGAATTCTGAGGGCTTTTATTGACTCCTTCCTCAAGGGCCCAGGAGGGGAGCCTGAAGCTTTGGTCCTTGCCCACTCGCTCCTGCTCTCACCCTTGAAGGCTCCAGCCTTCTCTGAGGATGTAGGCCTCTTGCTGAGACAAGCAGACTGGTATCCTGTAGCAGTACGAAGGGCCTCCTGCAGGCTGGCCCAGAAGGAACCAAAAGACAAGGAATACCAGGAATTGGAGAGAGCAAAGGGGGAAATTGGACCAAGAAGGGCAGAATTAGACCACAGAAAGTAGGATGCAAAGTGGACCAGAAAGCACGAGACAGCTCCTGTATGGCAGGGGGAGGGAGCTCAGCATGTTGGGGACACAAACTGCAAGGGTGCATGGCCCCAGACAACCACACAGGCTtctgggtggggaagaaggaCAATGATATCCTCAAAAGGGAAGTGACCCAGGAGACTCAAACTGTGGACTCCGGAGTAGAGATGGGCCGGCAGGGAGGGAGTGTTCTAACTCTACCACTCATTttctaagtgaggaaactgaggtcagggcCTTGAGCAGGGCCACACAGGTAGTTGCCTCCCCAGATCTTCTCAGTGTTTTGATGGCCATGCCCACTCCTTCCTCCATAGCCTTTCCACCATTATGATCTGCCATGCCAGATTCCATTTTCAAAAGCCCAAACTCCACCCAGTTCCTCCTGAGCTTCCAAAGGTTCAGCAGCTCCCTATAGCCCAGAGAATCAAATCAGGCCCCACTGATTCAAGCCAGTTTTCAGCTGTTCCTCTGCTGGCAGCTGTCCCATCCTTTGGTCTGTATTTACTTGGCTGGAAGGTGTGCTcaggtgtctctgccctcctcagcTTTGACCAGACTCTTAAGCTACAGAGGGCATGGGTTGGAATTGATGCATTTCCATCTTCCTGAATGCCAGGACCTGCTCCAAAGAGATTATGGGCTCTAGACCTGCCACTGAGAAAGGGGCAGAGTCAGAATGTGGATGGTCACAAGTCAAAGTATGGAGAGAGGAAACTTGGATGGACCTTGGAGGGAGAGGTTGTActctagaaagaagagaaaggctggccatgaagggaaaagggggaaaaagcagtCTTGACAAGGGAAAATAAGCCTCCTGAAGGAAGAAGCCAACTGGTGAGGGAGCCAAATGACTTCTTTAGAGGctacctcccttcccccagctAGTCTCAAGCCAAGGCCTCTGTGCGCCCCACTCACCAGTGCTGGAATTGTGGCTGCTAATGGGCTTGGCACAGGTGACATTACGGTTGGAAATAAAGCAGATTGAAGGCCTGGCCCAGAGGTGATTGGGAAGGGCCAAAGCCCTCCTGAACCAGAATATTTGCTTACCTTTGCAACAAAACTCCCTCCAGGCTTCAGGCAGGTGGGAAGACCCAGAACTTCGGGGGCAAGCCAGGGGACTTGTCAAGGATATTGGGACCAGGGAGGGGAGTGGTGCCTGGGACTACTCATCTGGGGCGTGTGTAGCCCAGTAACTATGGGGAAAAAGACAGTTGGAGGCAGGGACTGAGAGACACACTGGAAAGGTCAAAGCTGAGCCACCAAAAGGCGTCATATGGGGCCAGCAATGACAGAAGACAAAAGCCGACGGGGTAGTCGAGAGTACAAGGTATGCCACAAGTAACTTCTGCTAGGTCAGAGCGAGGTCGGCTGGTTGCCCCTGGTAAGGATGGATGGGGTCCAAGGGAGTTGACAGGACTGAGGCCTTCCAGGTACTAGCAAAGTCTACCTGGAGCCTGGCAGGGCCTTCCATATGCTAGTTTCCTAGGGCTCAGCCGCAAAGGCACAGCTGGGGGACTCGAGGCAGGCGAGGGTAGCCCTGAAGAAAGGCTGCGGGAGCCAGCCCTACCCTAGTCTGTGACTCAGGCCCACGGGGGCGGGGAAGAGCTCCACAGCCCCACTCATCCCTGTCGGACAGCTCGGGGGGTAGTCAGAGGGGAACCCACCCGTCCCGGAACCTGGCCTCCCTGAGGGATAGGTGCCCGTCCATCCCAGATGCGAGCCTCCCAACCGGGGCCAGACAGCACGGGACCACGCGGCCCAGAGCCccgccctccttccctccctttctcccccctgaCCCATTAGGGGGCGGGAGCGGAATCCGCGCAGGTGCACGCGCACTCCCCTCTGGGGCTTGTAGTCCCCCCCACTGACCCTTACCGGCGAGAGCCACTGCCCAGCACCCTGGGCTGGGATTAAGCCCCGCAGGAAAACACCGGGTGCCTTCTCTCTCTAGACGCGGCAGTGGCGGCCGGGGCTGGAAACACCGGCTCCCCTCTGTTTTGCCGCCTGGCCAATTCCCCAAACAGGCGGGACTCTTTTCGCGGGGACGGGGCGGGGACGTGACGTCAGAGCGAGCGGAGTGGGGGGGGACCTGGGCGGGGCGGAGGCTGGGATTGGCTCGGGGGGCCTATAGGGGTAGGCCGCTCTGAGCCCGCGGGCGCGAGCCTCGGCCTGGACCCTCGCCCTGTGGCACAATCGCCGAAGCCGGATCCAGAAGGCCTCGACTTGGGAGCAGATGGCGGCCACCTCCGTGCAGAGGGCCTGGGCCTGCGCGCACACGCTCTCCCGCCCGGCCCCGGCCCGAGGTCGAGCCTCACTCCCTCCGGGAGCCCGGCGGGGGCGGAGATCCAGGAAGCCCCGCTCCAGGCCAGCGGCGAGAGCTGGAGGAGAGGAGCGGCGGGGCCGCGGGGGCCGCAGTGCGTGAGCCGCAGCGCGTGAGCACGCCCGGACCACGGGCTCCACGCCCGATTGGGCCGCGGCCGGCGTGACGTCACAGGGCGCTGGGCGTGGAGCGCCGCCTAGTGGCGAGCCCAGAGCCTAGGTGCGCTTGGTCGCCCACTTCTGTTCTTACGTCATTGACTCGCTCTACCCACTTTGGATCCTccctaatttcttttctttctttcttttttaaatttacagtttattttcagtttcgcatttctccccctccttcctcccccgcCTCCctctgagaaaacaagaaaaatgcatCCCCATGTACAAACATTAATAGTCTACCAAGATCAGTTGGCCATGTCCCAACAAAAATGGCCTCAGTCAGGCTACCTGTCAGGAGGTGGATCACAGAGTTCCCAAGGCATTCCCATTATCTCGGGTAGCATTCACATGGTCCttgtggttctgctcactgcgctgtgcatcagttcatgcaagtcttcccaggatcCTCTGACAccatcccctttatcatttcttacagcacagttgGGCGCTCACTCGGGTACCAATTCTCCACCaatacagaaagagctgctataaatatcgtTCCACAAATGGGTGGGTCCTTTTCCTCGATTTGATCTCTGGGCTAGTTGCCTACTAGTTGTATGGCTgactcaaagggtatgcacagcttaATATCTTTTTAGCCATATTGCTTcccaaaatggttggactagttcacagctccacctagGGTACATTAGAGTGCCTCTTTGCCAACAGTTCccccagcatttataattttccctttttatcatctcagccaatttgatgggtgtgaggtgggatttcagggttgttttaaatttacatttctctaattattggtgatttagagcattttggttattgatagtttggatttcttttctaaataatatttttttccaattacgtgtaaagacaatttttaacatttaaaaaaactttccagattttctccctctctcttcctcccttctccttaaaatggtaagcaatttaatataggttatagatgtgcaatcatgtaaaacctttctatattagtcattttatgaaagaagaaacagaccaaaaggaaaaaagaaccttgaaaaaaataaagtataaatagTATTCtctgatcttcattcagacttccattagttctttctcttgaggtggatactatttttcatcttgagtcttttggaattgtcttacatcaCTAAATTGATGAGAATAGCTGTTATTTACAggtgatcatcttacaatatcgctgttactgtgtgtaatgtttttctggttctactcacttcactttatatcagttcctgtaaagctttccaggtttttctgaaatctacctgctcatcatttcttccaacacaatagtatttcatcaaaattatataccataatttgttctaccattcccaaattgatggacatcccttcactttccaatttcaccacaaaaagagttgtcataaatatttttgtcttttcctctcttttatgatctctttaggatacaggcTTAGCAGTGgctttgctggatcaaagggtatgcacagtttgattaacctttgggcatagttctgaattgctgtccagaatggttgaatcagttcacaactctaccaatactgtaatagtgtcccaattttcccacatctccaatatttatcattttccttttctaacatatcagccaatctgataggtatgaggtaatacctcagagttgtttaatttgcatttctctcattaatagtaatttacagcattttttcatatgactatagatagttttaatttcttcatctgaaaattgcctgttcatatcctgtgactattgatcagttggggaatgagttgtattcttagaaatttgactcagttctctatatatttgagaaatgaggcctttatcagaaacatgtgctgtcaaaattgctttccagctttctgtttcccatctagtcttggttgcattagctttgtgcaaaacctttttaattaaatgtaatcaaaattatccatttgtgTTTTATAACATtctgtatctcttctttggtcataaactcttcccttctccacagatctgagAGGTAAAGTATTCTTTGCAAATGTCTAAATCATAgatccattttgaccttttcttggtatactgtgtaagatgttggtctgtgcataatagtttctgccatactatttcccagttttcccagcagtttttgtcatacagtgagttcttatgcAGAAACTGGAGTTTATCAAACTGGGTTTATAAAACAGTATATACTgtttactatagtcattgactgctatgtcttgtatacctaacctattccactgatccaccactgttACTTAGCCAGGACCAAtagctttgatgattgctgctttataatataccTTTGGAACCCATGTGGCTGGGCTGCCTTCCTttgcattattttttattaattcccttgatattcttgaccttttgctctttcagataaattttgttatattttctagctctataaaataatgactggtatggcattgaataagtagattagtttatgtagaattgttatttttattatattagcttagcctacccatgaacaactgatcttttcccagttgtttagaactgactttatttgtgtgaaaagtttttTGTGATTGTATTCATATTCCTAATTCCTGGGTTGGAACATAGACTACCTTCCTTGACAGGTAGATTCTCAAGTATTTATATTTACAGTtacttttaatggaatttctctttctatctcttcctgttgcactttgttggtagtatatagaaatgctgatggtgcgagtttattttatatcctgcaactttgctaaagttgttcattatttcaagtagtcttTCTGgttgattttctaagtatatcatctgcagagagtgatagcttggcctattctaattccttcaatttctttttcttcttttagtgctagagctagcatttctaggaccatattgaataatagtggtgataatgaccATCCTTCTTTCACTCCCGTTCTTATTGCAAATGAGAAGCCCTAGCTTtagagaatatcatattccattctttcctttgatttctccATGACCAAGAAATAGGGTTCTGCCTCCGTGCCACATTTCCTTGGGGTGTAATATTTGTTGTTTGACATTTAAGTTCTCCGTTTTTACCCCAATATTTGTGAGATCAAATGGAGGAAGCCGGggcaggggtgggagtggggtggacAGGTTCAGTGCCATAGCCTGAAGGAGACAAAGTATTGGGTATGGAGGTTTGGGAGCAATAGATGAGTCAACCTGAAAGCTAGAGCTGAGGGCAATGACTCAAGCGATCGCCTTTCCTCTTTAACTGTAATTGTGAGTACACAGAGTCCCTTCCCTGGGTCAGTTTCCTCCGGAGGGTAGGACTGGATGATTGCTACAGTCTCTGACCTTCTAtgactctaagatccctttttcCTCAAGAGAAAGCACAGCAAGAGGAATGTGCATTAGAAGCTGGTGCAGGACTGCCAGGAGGAAGTAACGCGCTTGCGCAGACAGCAgaacaaggagggagggaggagcaaGCCACTGGAGGAGGATGGCAGCAGCCCTGCCGCTGCCACTGCTGCTCACCTTGGTTTGGGCTGGAGCCCTGCTCCTCCCGACAGCGACCCATGGCGCTATCTTTGCGCAGGTATTCCTCCCACCCAAATTTCATCAGGGCCTCTCCAGACCAACTCTTCCCAAGTGAAGAAAGGGATCGCCCTGGGAATGGTCGGGGGAGGAGAATGTCTCATCCATAGTCTACTGGATCCGGCAGCAGGAGAAGCCTTACCAGAGTTTGGAGCTGTCCGAGGTcctggaggaaaggaaaaagactgGGGACGTGTCTGGATGTATTTAGGTCTTTGTGTGATACTATGTGTATGTGATTGTGTTGTCTTTGAGTGAGGATTCTTTAGACATTTGACCTTTGTAATATTGTGAGGTCACAGTTGTGTGTAATTGTCATTGTGTCTTAATGCCTAGCTTCATCATGGTTGTGGCTTTGTGTGGTGTTTGCGTGGAGTCATGTGTCTCTATGTATGGTCAGGATGTGTCTGTGGATAAGTGTGTGACATGGAGCCTGCATCTGGTGTCAGGAGTTgcccagtgggggtggggatctGGGCAGCATAGAACATGTCTCCAAATCCACAGTCCTCTCCCTGCTCCATCTCCTTGGAGCTCCTCCAGGCCAGTGTGGATTGAGGGTAGGGAAGGGGAGCCAAAAAATTTGGAGATCAGGCTTGTGGCTGTCTCAGATGCTGTGTGCTTCTGTGATGAGCTCGGAGATTTCAAGGCCTAAGCAGTTTGATCATTTTCATTTAagttttgttcatctttttgtGCTAGACAGTCTGATGCCACATCCATTTCCAAATCCTTCTTCTCAGTCGTGAGTAGCAGTTTTGCCTTGTCTGATATGAAAAAAGTCCATTCTGCCAAAGGGCAGGCTCTCCTTCCCCCAAACACGTGACTCTGGTGGACTTGGAGGGAGGCTCTGGATCAAAGGAGTCTTTGAGAAAAAGCCCTTGCTGAGTCAACAGAAGATTTCTGTCTAGGGAGCTTCTGCTGCTAGTGCTTCCAGAAATGATCCATGACTGTAACATGCTGAAACAGGAGGTAAACTTGGCCAGAAATCCAGTTGTGGATTCAGAGGATTTGGATTCCAAGCCAGTTCTGTCTGTGACCTTGGGCctgttttttcacctgtaaaatgagagttcaACTTGGACTATATGGTCTTGAAGGTCTTTTCTGGATTAAAAGAGGataaatatgtatgcacacatatatagaaaTTTTCCAATACCAGAGACCTAGCAAAGAGCTCAAAAACTCTTACTATCCCTGCCCTTTGATGAAGTCTCCAACTCAGgcattgtgtttgtgtgtgtgtgtgtgtgtgtgtgtgtgtgtgtgtgtgtgtgtgtgtgtgtgtgtgtagtgggggGCACATGAATCATGGCCAAATCTGACATTCCAAAGTCTTTTCAAGAAGTCTCCCTTTCCCACAAAAGATTGATAGTTGGACACTTCCATGTTTCCAATGATATGAAAATTCCCTTATATTTCAATTTCCTAGGGATAGGGAGATGCTACATTTTAAGAAGGGCATTCACCAGGTAGACAGAATTCAGCAGGTCACTGGCAGGATATGTGGGGGTCCTGATGTCAAACCCAAGGAGTGTGGATCAGTTGGAAGAACTGATGGTATGTAGCCAGGAAAAGGGAACACTGAAGAGGGGGTACATGCTTGGCTGTCTTCCTTTATCCGAAGGCCAGTCAGGGAGAAAAGATTGGATTTGTTCAACTTGGCCCAAAGGCAGGAGCAGAGACTATGGATGGGAGGTACAGAGGTACACCTAGGCTTGCTGTCAGGAAAACCTTCTTATGAAAGCTAGGCTAAAGTGGAAGGGGCACGGGAGAGGGGATGCCTACTTTTTTCCCTGGTGGCCTTGCAGCCAAGGAGCAATGGTAGGGTACATGGTGGATATTCAGGGAATGGTTGGAGGAGTTGGGTCTTTTAAGCCCCTTGCGGACCTTTTTGATAACGTCTGTTCTTGAGTCACATATGGGGACGCTGAACACCTTCTCTTTCTGGGTCCCACAGCCCCAGACCCTGCCCTTCTCTtggaaccttgggcaagtggCAAGGGCCATGCAGCTGGACTGGCCACCTGGTTCCCCCAAGGCAGCCCTGCTGGCCCAGGCCCTAGAGCGGCTTCTCAAGGCAGAGGCTGGGTGGCACAAGTGGGAACAGGAGACCAAGGCTGAAGCTGCTGCCCTGGCCCAGCTGCTCCTGAGCCTGTGGGCCAGCTCCCATCTCGAGCCTGAGGTCAGCATGGAGGAGGCAATGGTGCTTGGTTCCAAGGCCCAGGCCAAGGATGAGGCAGCAGATTCCAAGCAGGCACTACTCAGGTATCACTGGAGGGAAGGTGGATGGGCACGGGCAGAGGCAAAATTGGTGACACTAGACACTTCTGGATTTTTCCATCCACAGATTCCTGATGAGCCAGCTGTTGGCCAAGATGTCAGAGACCCGAATCCCTCCCACTTTGACCTGGGAGGAACCATGGCCCCTGCAGCGTCGTCTGCGCAGGGACCTGGGGACTGCACTATTCCGCTCGAACCGCCTACAGGCCTTGGGAACCAAGGGCAGGGCTCAGGTCCAGGGGGGAGCACCACTTGGTGTCACACACTACTGGCCAGCATGACAGGGTCTCCAGCCACTTAAGGCTCCTCGCTTCCTGGCTTCCCCCTCCACCATGCATGTTTATCCCCACCTCAGTACCCAAGCTTAATAAAATGGCCTCCTTCCTGCTCCTGCAAGCAAAGCAGAGTCTTGTCTCATCTCTGGTCCCCATACCCCTTGTCAACCTCTGAGGCATTTTCCCAGGCCCTTTTGGGTTTCACTTCTCAACTTCACTCCAATTTCCTGGAAACAGTCTCTCCCACAGTAGCTCCCCAGGGCAGCAATGCCAGCTTGCCTTATATTAACAAAtgacctcccccctccccccatcaacTACAAAACAGGTGGGTGGGGAAGCAAGTCTtgttgcattttcttttatttagggAAGCCTGTGTCTTTGCTGGAGAGACACAGGAATTAGGACAATAATCCCAAAGTGAGGCAGCAGCAAGGAGGGGCCACAGGGCAGTCAGCTGTCATGGCAACGCCGGCATCTCCTCCCCAAATTTGGACTGGTATGCAGTCTTCTTGGCCTCCAACAGAACCTAGACAAAGGTCCAACAGTTTTCAGGAGCCCTCTGCTTGCTACCCAGCCTGTGGGACCCAGCAGCCACTTCAGGGGGACTCACCTCATGGTTCACATAGGCCTGGCAAGAGTAACACCAGGCTGAGAGGTCCGCATAGCTTAGGACCAGCGGGTGGCCTGAGGCCTCGTGATGCTGGAGCATGTGAGCCTGAATGTAGCGACCACAGTGAACCTGCCAGAAGCCAGGGACGGAACAGATAATCATTGATTcagtgccagccactgtgctactTAAGTAAGCCCTTTACAAACATGTGACCCCCATTtcacaggggaagaaactgaggcaaaggtgaaATCACTTGCCTGGTGTCACCAGAGTTAGTGTGTGATGCGGGATCTGAGGTGGggacttcctgagtccaggcccagccctctgtgCACCATGGCACCCCCTGGCCACCGTAAGAATGAGGGCAAGCCCTTCCAGTCCCCAGGGGTTGAAATGATGCCCATTAAACATGCCTTTTCACACTCTATACCACCTTCCTTGGCCCACCTGATAGCAAGACAGGCAGAGCCAATTCTCCAGATGAGTGCTGCAGTCCTGGCATGGCTGGGTCACATCCAGACCCCCCTCAGGCACCAAGCGCACAGTCACCAGGTGTGGGCACCAGGACAGCGGGGTCACAGCATAGAACATGGCCTAAAAGATTGTGTGAGACAGTGCTGAGGCCTAAGGCCAGTCATGGTGGGATTCCCAGCACACCTTCATCAGATGGGGTCTGGGGGTGAAAACACAGACTCACCCCCTCAGCATCAAATTGATCTCCTATCATCAGCTGGGCGGGAGGGGCTGGGACCTCTCCCCCAGTA is a window from the Notamacropus eugenii isolate mMacEug1 chromosome X, mMacEug1.pri_v2, whole genome shotgun sequence genome containing:
- the LOC140515446 gene encoding uncharacterized protein isoform X2 codes for the protein MSNPRSVDQLEELMPQTLPFSWNLGQVARAMQLDWPPGSPKAALLAQALERLLKAEAGWHKWEQETKAEAAALAQLLLSLWASSHLEPEVSMEEAMVLGSKAQAKDEAADSKQALLRFLMSQLLAKMSETRIPPTLTWEEPWPLQRRLRRDLGTALFRSNRLQALGTKGRAQVQGGAPLGVTHYWPA
- the LOC140515446 gene encoding uncharacterized protein isoform X1 gives rise to the protein MAAALPLPLLLTLVWAGALLLPTATHGAIFAQPQTLPFSWNLGQVARAMQLDWPPGSPKAALLAQALERLLKAEAGWHKWEQETKAEAAALAQLLLSLWASSHLEPEVSMEEAMVLGSKAQAKDEAADSKQALLRFLMSQLLAKMSETRIPPTLTWEEPWPLQRRLRRDLGTALFRSNRLQALGTKGRAQVQGGAPLGVTHYWPA